CATAGTGTTTCACTCACTAGCAGAACAAACCTCACTAATTTCAGATGGCTGGGTTTTAAGATGAGTTTAAAGGGTTGGATAGCTGCAATATCTGCACATAGAATCAtggaacaatagagttggaagagacctcatgggccatccagtccaacctcctgccaagaagcaggaaattgcgttCAAaggacccccaacaaatggccatccaacctctgcttaaaagcctccagagaaggagcctccaccacagtctgggggagagaattccactgccaaacagctctcacagtgagaatgttcttcctgatattcaggtgacATTTGAGGCAGGATCTCAGCCATGCTCTGTGGAGCACATGAATTTTCTTTTGTCCTCTCTAGAGCTATACACTGACtctgagggccctttcagacaggcatgGAGCCAGTCCCCAGCCTCCCATTTACCTTCAGAACTTATGTGAAGGGCCTGGTTGCATGCTTAGGCCCCTCCAGTGAAAGTTCCTGATGCgtcaaaatgatgcatcaggaagttagggcggggggggggggggggggagggattttcctccctccctcaatctcccaaaacatcatttttatgTATAGGAGCTTTCACTGGAGGGGCCTGAACATGCAACTAGGCCTCTCACATAAGTTTAGGGGCTAAATGGTGGGCTGGGGACCAGCCCCATGCCCTCTGCTTTGCCTGggagggcatgtagccacccaCTAGAGAAAGCCCGGGGTTTGGGGAAGGTATGGAATCtcaatcccaggaggaactgggataaaatatcccagttcctcccaggattgaAGCCAGTCTGGAAGGTACCTCAGTGTCAGGGTATAGCactagagagaacaaaagaaaatccATGTGTTCCATAGACCATAGCTTAGATCCTGCCTCAAATGTGCAGCTATCCAACCCTTTAAACTCTAATTACAGTGGGGATTGACTCTCCCCCCAGGATTGTGGAAGTGGTCCTGGGAGTCAATTCCCACTGGGCCCATAATGGAAAAGAATTGGACTTTACATTAAGTTCTAGATCTTTCCAAGTGTTTAATTAATCCAAAGTAAAGTAAATTAAAACCAgaacaggtcccacattttgagCTGGTTTGGATGGACCCTGAATTTATTGTTGATGCAGCAGATTTTGGTCAAAAAGAAAAGTTTCTCAATGAAATTCAATAATACGCATGACAGAAATCTATATATCCTACATTTCTTTCACAGGTTGTTTTATGATGAGcttttctgattgaacacatacCTAAATTATTTTGGCCCTTAATTTGGGTCatgccaaaacaaaataaaatgaacttgccTCCCACCAGGCAGTCCTCATTACATATGGTCAGCTACATAGCAGAGATACTGCTTCCAGCCACTTATCCAGTACAAGAAGAACCACTAGTATCTCTGGAGCATCCAGGAATCTcctatctcttttttaaaaaaaagtatggtTGGCTTGACTGGACTGGATCCAGGGTGGGCCAATATccacatgccccccccccccccaccactgtTTCATCAACCTGAATCAGTTCCCTGGCATACATTGCTGGTGCCCTTACTTTGGGTTGTGACCTCACCAGAAGTGATGTCACTCAGGAGAACAGGGCATTGATGTCAAGGCTCTGTCTGCTGAGACAGCCATGTAACCTCAAGAGGCTTTGGGGAGCTCTCATTTATCTGCGGCAATTCTGAGCAGAGTACCCTGAAGTATTATGGCTAGTGTAGACAAAGATGTAGTCTGATGCTCTAATTGTGTCAAGGAAACCAAAAATCCTAAGGAGGAATAATAAACAGACCATTGCTCAGTTTATTTCTTGAGGAAAATGTGTATTTGTAATTTGGCCCATATTCTAAAAATGAGAAAACTGTTACAGGTAAACTCAAaatcaaatgaaaacaaaattaaaatcacaAGATGTCTAATGGCGATAGAAGAATCCTTTATTACCAAAAGGTGTAATTATTTCTTTCTTGCTAATAGTTTAAGGCAGTGTTGTTTCATGATGCTTTCTCGTAAAATTTTCTGTGTGGGGCAAATTGAATGATTCATGTGACTGCTCCTGATAGTATTTTTGGAAGAAAGTTGCTGACACTGTCAAAGGCCTTACTCATGTAAATGAGATTTACAGAGACAAGTTTGCCTCAAGAACAATTTTTCTTGGTGGAGCCAACCTGATGAGCCAGCCCTGTAGAAGAGGAAGGCACCACGACATCCTTGTGGCAACACCCACATAGCATAAAGTATAAATGCAAACTGTGTGGATGCCAAAATCTTCAGTAAACTATTTCTGTCAAGCTGTGTGTGgatctgtgcatgtgtgtgtcttTGGCTTTTTCTTGGTGTTTGGTCTAACTTCTAAGATTCTTACATTATGAGTTTCAGCTCCAAACATACCACTACAACGATGTATACCAAGGGGAGAAGCAGCAGTGGTAGCTGTGTCACTGGTGGTAGTGGTGGAAGGGCTAATTCTGGAAGATGTTCCTCCCCTGCTAGATGCGGCATGTCTGCAAGGAGCTACTGTGGTGGAATGAGTTATGGGGGAAGTGGCATTGACAGTAGCTTTGCTGGAGGTGCTTTAGGTTGTGGGTATGGTGGTGGGTATGGTTCCAGCCGCTTTGGGCATCTTGGAGGTGGATTTGGCATTTGCAATGAGGCACCTTTGCTCTCCTGTGATGAAAAGATGACCATGCAGAATCTCAATGACCGCCTGGCATCTTACCTGGACAAAGTGCGATGCCTGGAGGAGGAAAATGGTCAACTAGAGTGCAAAATTAAGGAGTGGTATGATAGGCAAGGCCCAGTCAATGAGTCAAAGGATTACGCTGCTTACTACCAACAAATTGAAGACCTTAAAAATCAGGTAGGAACACTGTACCTCTATCTATCATATGGAGTCTGATGGCCAAAACACTAAATATGTAGTAGTGTAGGATGGCCCAAGGTCCAAATATTCTTTGGATCATTGTATTTGCTTTTTACGTTTTGGCTTTTCATGCAATGCAATAGTACGCCCTGAAGTCCACCTTGCTTGTAGGCAATGATAATGAACTCTTCAGGTGACTATATATTGTGATCTGGATTGCACTGATTAATCTCAATAGGAGAGGAAAAGCACAGGGAATGAAATAGAAGAGTTGATTGGTGCAGTCCCTGTCTTTGGTTAGATTTAGCAATATTTACAATTTTTGTACTTGATTTTATGCCTAAAACAAGGGGATAAGTTGTTGAAtaattagaaaaagaaaatgctATCTTTTAAAACAGGGTTTGGGGCATTGTAATCATGTCGTCAAGCTCTCATTGAGCCCCCAAAACTTCTAGATATCTATATTGCTttaagtgcagtggttctcaacctgtgggtccccgagtgttttgtcctacaactcccagaaatcacagtcaatttaccaactgttaggatttctgggagttgaaggccaaaacatctgtgtaCCCACAGATTGAGATCCACAACACCTCACAAATACCACTTGGAATTGCATTTCACATTAAatactctaaaccagtggttcgcaacctgtgggtcgccagatgtttttgccttcaactcccagaaatcctaacagctgataaactggctgggatttctgggagttgtaggccaaaacacctgttctaaaataattattttttttaaaaaaatagaaaagatcTTCCCTCAAGTTTTGCTTCCTTCTCTGACAGTGACATAATGATAAAAGTGACAGAAACAAGTTTGCAAGTAATTGAACAGCCTTGGGGAAGATGGAGATTGCATTATAGAACTAATAGGTAACAGACTTTCTAGATTTACTAGAGTCATAGACGAGAGAAACATAAGTCCAGTACAATCCCATTGATTGTGAATAGTCATGGAAATAAGCCATCATAGTATAGAAAGAAAAACTGAGAACCGAAATGCAACAAATGATGGTCTCTGCACCAAGAATAAGCAGATGGCAACACTCAGATTGTATTGCTTCTTCTCTTGCAGATTGTTTGTGCCACTGTTGAAAACAGCAAACTTGTCCtggatattgataataataggaTGACTGCAGATGACTTCAGAATGAAGTGAGTCCCTCTTAAGTTATACAGTGGGTGTCACTGCGGGAAACATTCTTCATTCTCCTCATGTGTTCATAAACATGCTAGTCTCAAAAGGCCTGCAATGCAAATGAGCACCACATGGGTGGAACCCTTCATCTATCTGTCTAGTATctacacatttcctttttttcaggtATGAGACTGAGCTGGCCCTTTGTCAGAATGTGGAAGCTGATATCAATGGCTTACGCCAAGTTCTGGATCAATTGACCCTATGTAGATCTGATCTTGAGGCACAACTTGAGTCCCTCCGGGAGGAGCTGTGTTGCCTCAAGAAGAACCATGAAGAGGTGAACCTTGAATTATCACAAGCCCAATATAAATGAGGGCCCATCTCAGCTCTTAACACAATCATATTATTGGGAAGGGAAATTTCCTTCCCTCTGACAATGGTCCATTCCATCTTAATCAAAACTTCTACATTGCAGGAATCAAAGCATCTGAAGAAACAATCCAGTGGGGATGTCAGTGTGGAGGTCAATACTTGCCCAGGGCCTGACCTGAAGAAGGTCCTGGATGAGTTGAGATGCCAATATGAAAACATGATTGAGAATAACCGTAGAGAAGTTGAGAAGTGGTATGAAAGTAAGGTACGTCACACATGCAAGACAGAAAGTCATGTCTAGTCAAGTATTGTAAGGATGGGGAGAGATAATTATTTGACTTATGctaattaaaaaagaaagtgaCAGAAAGGGCCAGAGATTTATATGTATTTGCATATGATAGcagatttgtataaatgggtTTTGAGAAAGTAATACTATTATTTAATTGGAGTagaatcagaggcggtccaaccataaggcgaaataggcatttgcctgtggcgccatcgtcccgggggcaccatcgtcctgggaggagggcaccactctccacctccttctctttcgggccttccagcggccgcgctgggccttccggccagcgcagacccaccttcgcaccatgcaagcccacctttggggccttcagagattgtgaggtctgtaggaacttggaagctaggtatgtggggtttatatatctatagaaggtccagggtgggagaaagaacttttctttgaagcaggtgtgaatgttgtaattaatcaccttgattagcatttaatggccttgtggcttcaaggcctggcttcttcttgcctgggagaatctttttttgggaggagttagctgtccctgattgtttactgtctggatttcttctgttttcagagtgttgttctttatttattgtcctgattttagagggttttttttaatactgagggctatctgggttatctaagtccacactgccctatatccctgttcaatgtttagtgctaaatttgcaaatatagtaattcctacataacattaccatgtattgaactgctttttctattgatttgttgtaaaatatgatgttttggtgcttaatttttaaaatcataatgtaatttgatgttttataggcttttcctttatatttccttattatccaacattttcgcttatccaacgcttttatttttcagtgattggtttgggggggggggggggcgccaaaattctgttcgcctacacttgaaaaatacctagggccggctctgagtagAATGGAATACTATTTTATAATTAAGGACATCTGTGCACCTGTGTGCTCTGCCAGAGGTGCTATGGATGGGCAAGTTCAACCAACTTCATCTGCTGTATTATGCTTCCCCTTTGCTCCCGACATCTTCATGTTTTGccctatttaataaataaaagtatCGCAAGACTTAATAAACATTGGATCAATACAAGAGAGCAACCCACATTTACTCAGCGAGatctaacaaacaaaacagaatgcCTCTTCTAATGTTGTGTTTCCTGCTTTTTCAGATGGAGGAAGTGAATCTGGAGGTCTGCAACAGCAGCAAAGAAGCTGAAGATTGTAATAACCAAATTGTTGACCTGAAACGCCAGCTGCAAACTTTAGAAATTGATCTACAGGCACAACTTAGTTTGGTACGTATAGTATCTCTGCATTCATAAAGTTGGACTCAACAAGTCAACTTTCTTATCTGTTCTGTAAAACCGTATCTGAGATGGCAAAGAAGTATTGTTAACTGTGTGCAATGTTCCACCCATGTGCCAGGAAAAAATGCCAAGACTGTAAAGAAATATTTTCGGTTGTTATTCTATGGAACTCATAAAAATATAGCTTTGAGGCAGGTATAGAGCTCCATGTTGTTTTAATGTACCTAGAGGGTTCTATGTGCCTGAATCATTCCACATGGACATCTAATGGTATAGGGAGGGAAGTAGAGGACATGCCGAAGAGGGATGGGGAAACTAAAGTGGAGAAATCACAGAAAGAGTGAAAAAGTACAACTGTTATGAGAAAAAAGAGGAGAATAATCAGATTTATTATGTGAAATTTATGTGGTAATTAGCCTAAATTCTATTACTCACAACTGGAGTAAACCCTGTGAATCACTGGTTGAGTCAACATACAGGTAAATTTCACTGATTCTACTCCAGTTTTTTCAGAGAACAGGATTTTGGCCACTATTACACTATAACACTAAGAACCAAAGAGTGTTCCAGCCTTTCTCCAAATGCAAATGAACAATATGCTACCAGTAAAATCCTATCTTTTTAATGCTTCATCAATTCCAATTTCAGAGACAGTGCTGATTAATTCTCTGTCACTTCACTTTTTTCACTTTTAAGAtgtccctttctcccttctccccaaACCAAATTAACTTGGGTTTAGGAAGGAAGAGGTGGAATCTTGTCCTTTcctgtaggctcaggcaaaagcaaactacttcaGCCATCCCCTAGTCTATGCATTCTTCTTCATTAACACTTTTCCCCATCTTAACCACATTTTAATGTTGCTTGGCCCCATGGAGCCTAGTTTTTATCACTGAAATATTGGAAGTTATGATCTGGATTTCCTACATAGCAGGCATCCTGCTTAAAAGTGAAAGAGTGTAAAGTTCTGTTAGGGTATTTACATGGGTGAAGAGACCCGTCCCAATGACACTGGGAAGCACCATGCATGCTTTAAGCAATCACAGATTCTTCTGTTCATAAAATAAGCAAAGCTGTCACTGCATGTCAGCTTGTTGGTAGTCAAATCCATTGTGCTGTGGCAATCTGGGCATTTGTTCCACAAGGGGATATTGAATCCCTCCTTGCACAAACATGTTGAAAACACATCTCCTAGTTATGATGGTGTGGTGCCACAACAGAATTCCAGTTTTGGTGTAAGAAAAGTTCCCAAAAGAAACTATACACTGTTATTTTCAATTAGTCAATGCTTGTTTCAtcatttactatattttaattttgcatttttGAATTCCTCAGAGGGATACACTGCAAGACTCTTTGGCTGAGACAGAATGTCGTTATAATGGCCACTTGGCTGAAATACAGAACCAAATCTCTTGTGTGGAGCAGCAACTAGGAGAGCTGAGGGCAGAGATGGAGTGCCAGAACCGAGAATATCGAGAGCTTTTGGATGTCAAGTGTCGCCTGGAACAGGAGATCCAGACATACCGTTGTCTGTTAGAAGGAGGACAGCATGACATTGCGTAGGTAGACCACAGATACATTTCAGGCAAGATCTACCATTTGGAAGAGCGAGAAAGTCATCTGAGGTGGTAGATTCTAGCTGTTATGCATGAGTATCACATTTTTATtcatataattttgtttgttaTTGAATTTCATTACTGAGGATACCAGCTAGTTGACTTAGACAAGTATTTGGTGCTGATcctcaggcaacaaaatgtcttgCAACAACCTGTCTACTAGGACACTAGAAGTTATAAAGCATATGTAGATAATATTTTACAGCACCATGAGCTGAGCTGACAGCTATCTAATGTTATCAAACATTGAATTAAAATGCCATTGGAAGTCCATGACACATACTTGATTCTGTATGGGCCATTTTTAAGATCACTTTCACTTCAGTGCTGATTTTACTTATGTTCTCCTTCCGTCTGCATATCAGAAAGGTATTTTTGGATAGGTGGTTTCAAATGTAAGATGTCACACTTCTGAAATAGttgctcatttttttttaattttaagtgatttttaaaatttcaaactaACACTTCTAATGTTAACTAAAGAAAGTTACAGATTTAGTTATCTAGCTAACATTAAGTACAGTTATGCCTTTCTGTAGCCATAGTTTATACATTCCAAACAATCTCAATTTTTGTGtcatttgcaaaggtttcaaTAGTGTTGTTTTTGTAGCAGTAATAGTTGTgttttacacatacagtagagtctcacttatccaagcctcgcttaaccaagcctctggattatccaagccatttttgtagtcaatgttttcattatatcatgagattttggtgctaaattcgtaaatacagtaattacaacatagcattactgcgtattgaactactttttctgtcaaatttgttgtataacatgttttggtgcttaatttgtaaaatcataacctaatttgatgtttaataagcttttccttaatccctccttattatccaacatattcgcttatccaagcttctgctggcccgtttagtttggataagtgagactctagtgtattagTGAAAAGTGAGACATAAATGTAATGGATGGAAGGATAAATGGTGGCTTACAGTATGGCTATCTTAAATCCTTTTTTGATCTCATTGAATTATCTTTTCCCGCTCCAGCACTGGCCACAGCAGTGGCAGCTCAGGAGGC
This sequence is a window from Anolis carolinensis isolate JA03-04 chromosome 6, rAnoCar3.1.pri, whole genome shotgun sequence. Protein-coding genes within it:
- the LOC100337544 gene encoding keratin, type I cytoskeletal 19, which gives rise to MSFSSKHTTTTMYTKGRSSSGSCVTGGSGGRANSGRCSSPARCGMSARSYCGGMSYGGSGIDSSFAGGALGCGYGGGYGSSRFGHLGGGFGICNEAPLLSCDEKMTMQNLNDRLASYLDKVRCLEEENGQLECKIKEWYDRQGPVNESKDYAAYYQQIEDLKNQIVCATVENSKLVLDIDNNRMTADDFRMKYETELALCQNVEADINGLRQVLDQLTLCRSDLEAQLESLREELCCLKKNHEEESKHLKKQSSGDVSVEVNTCPGPDLKKVLDELRCQYENMIENNRREVEKWYESKMEEVNLEVCNSSKEAEDCNNQIVDLKRQLQTLEIDLQAQLSLRDTLQDSLAETECRYNGHLAEIQNQISCVEQQLGELRAEMECQNREYRELLDVKCRLEQEIQTYRCLLEGGQHDIATGHSSGSSGGGISRQSSGSTTRSSPSRPSHPDSKGHSR